The Panacibacter microcysteis DNA window TAAGGCAGGCGATGAAATAATAGGCTCGCTGGAATGGGCAAAGCAGGGCGCTTTTGCTGAGTTTGTGGCAACAGGAGAACAATACATTACACACAAACCGTCTAATCTTTCTTTACAAGAGGCTGCGGCAATACCATTGGCAGCGCTAACCGCATGGCAGGCCTTGTTTGACCATGGTAATTTGCAAAAAGGCCAGCGGGTCGTAATACACGCAGCCGCCGGTGGCGTTGGCTTATTCGCATTACAACTTGCAAAATGGAAAGGCGCATACGTTATAGCCACAGCATCGGAAAGAAACAGGGCATTCCTCTTATCAGAAGGTGCAGATGAAGTAGTAGATTATACAGCGTACAGGCTTACAGAAAAGGTAAACAATGCAGACCTGGTGCTCGACAGCATTGCCACACCTGAAGTACAGCTTGAATCGTTCAAAGCTTTAAAACCTGGTGGAAAATACGTTTCTATAACAGCAGGGCCAAGAGAAGAATTATTGAAAGGATTTGACATCAGCGCCACCAGGTTTTTATTTATCTCTAACCCCGTACAACTGAAGCAAATTGTTGAACTGGTTGAACAGGGTATTGTAAAAGTATGTATTGATAAGGCTTACACCCTTACAGATGCCAAAGCTGCACTTGAATATGTACACCTGGGCAGAACAAGAGGAAAAGTAATCCTTACTGTTGCGTAGAGCGCCAAACTGCAGCCTGCAGATGCCACATGTACTGCAGATGAAGTGATTGCGACGCAACGAAGATGCCATGAAAAACCATAGCCGGTATTATAAAACAGCCGGCAGTTAAAAAACATTTACACATTATCCTTAAACAGGAAAGGTTATGTCAAAGAAAATTGCATTGGTAACCGGTGCCAATAAGGGCATTGGTTTTGAAACCGCCAGGCAACTGGCAAAGGAAGGCGTTATAGTAATAGCAGCCGCAAGAAACGAAGCAAAAGGTAAAGCTGCCACCGCAGCATTACAACAACAGGGTTTTGATGTGGAGTTTCTGCAACTGGATGTAGACAACGCGGCCGATATACAGCGTGCGTACGATTATATCGATCAGAAATATGGCAGGCTGGATATACTGATCAACAATGCCGGCGTGCAACTGGAGAGCAACGGCTGGGGAGAGAATACTGCGCCAAAAATTGAAGACCAGGTGCTAAGAGAAACGCTCGATACAAACTTCTTCAGCGTGGTGCAGCTTACCAATACGTTGTTGCCGCTGTTGAAAAAAAGTAATGCCGGCCGTATTGTTAACCTCAGCAGTATACTTGGTTCACTCAACTTGCATGCAAACCCTGCTTCGCCCATTTATGATTCGAAACTATTTGCATACAACACTTCCAAAACAGCGTTGAATGCTTATACCATTCACCTTGCGCATGCATTGAAAGCTACAAACATTAAAGTAAATGCAGCACACCCGGGCTGGGTTAAGACAGATATGGGTACAGATGCAGCACCAATGAATGTTGCAGATGGCGCCAAAACATCTGTACAGCTTGCACTAACCGGCGAAGACGGGCCGTCCGGAAAATATATACACCTTGGTGAAGAACTGCCCTGGTAATAAATTGTAAGTATTAAGCAAACACAACGTCTGCATAATTATGGAAGCTATGATAACAGCAGCAATAAGAAAACATGTAAGCGAAAAATATACTGACCGCGGCATGTACTATGATGAATACCGCAGGCTGATCGATGCATTTTTAATGGTGGGTAAATCTACCGCCAAAAAAGAAAGCGAGAGCCTGGTAGAATACAGCAAGCTAAATGTGGTTCGGATGAACCGGCTTGATAAAACGACAGCAATCATACCGGAACTGGAAGAAAGGATACGTGCGATAACTGCGCCGCAAACGTGGCTGATACTTACAGAGGGATGGTGTGGTGATGCGGCGCAGATTATTCCGGTATTGCAAAAAATGACGGCACTGAACAATCACATTCAGCTAAAATGTTTGCTGAGAGATGAGAACCTGGAGCTGATGGATCAATACCTTACCAATGGCATCAGCCGCAGTATTCCAAAACTGGTTGTGTTGGATGAAAACAACAACGAGCTGTTTAGCTGGGGTCCGCGGCCGGCTGCATTGCAGGAACTGTACTACCACATGAAAGCAAATGCCATGAACAATGATGTAATTAAAGAAGAGATTCATAAATGGTATGCAAAGGATAAAACAGTAAGCATACAAAAAGATATCCTGGCATTATTGGAAAATATATAGAAGGGTTGGTATGGTGATTAAAAGCATTGAAGCAATTCAGTGCTTTTTTTATAGGGCTAAGCTATATTGCTGCTATTAAGCTTTGGTTGTGTCACTCACTTGTACGTTCAGTTCTATACTCAGCAAGTGCGAAGTTGCAAAAAGATCACAAACAACTTTATAGCGCAGCAGGAAAAGCGTGTGCCACGTTTAGCAGCAGGAAAAGTTTATCATAAAAAATAAACAGCGCAAACATGTTTTTTAAATGTCCATCTTCTCCGGTGTGGGGCAGAGGGAGCGGCTCAACAAATACTTAAGTTTGTTGTACAAAAAAATAACTGATGAAATATAAACTACTTGGAAGAAGCGGGCTGAAAGTATCTGAATTATGCCTGGGCACCATGGGCTTTGGCACGGAAGCGGGATGGGGTGCAGATAAAGAGACAAGCTTCCGGATCATGGAAACCTTTGGCAACGCCGGGGGTAATTTTATGGATACCGCCAACATTTATAAACTTGGTACCAGTGAAAGGATCATCGGGGAATTTATGAGCAGCAGGGACAGGGATTACTGGGTACTCGCAACAAAGTATTCGCTCAGGGATAATACAACAAATCCCAATGCGAGTGGTAACAACCGCAAGAACATGATGCGCAGCGTGGAAGAGAGCCTGAAGCGGTTGAAGACAGCATTTATAGATATACTCTACCTGCATATCTGGGATGACCTTACGCCAATAGATGAAGTATTGCGCGGCCTTGATGATCTGATAAGACAGGGTAAAGTAAATTATGCTGCCATCAGCGATACGCCGGCATGGATCGTATCAAAAGGTAATACAATGGCTGAACTGATGGGTTGGAGCCAGTTTGTTGCATTGCAGGTAGAGTACAGCCTGTTGCAGCGTACACCGGAAAGAGAGCTGTTACCTATGGCAAAACATTTTGGTATGACGGTTACCCCATGGGCGCCCCTTGCCGGTGGCGCATTAACCGGTAAATACCTGCGTGGGGATAAGGGCCGCATTAAAGAAGGCAGCAACCGCTTAAATGAAAACAGCCAGCGCATCACAAAAGAAGTAATGGCTGTTGCAGATAAACTGGGTGTACAGCCCTCGCATGTAGCGCTCAGATGGACGATGCAGCAAGGCGTTTCAGCTATACCAATTGTTGGCGCAACAAAAGCAGGTCAGCTTGAAGAAAATCTTCAAACAACAGCTCTGGTGCTTTCAGCAGAAGATATGCAAAGGCTTGACGAAGCCAGCAAAATAGACCTCGGTTTTCCGGGTAATTTCTTCAAAGAAGATGGTGTAAGGCAAAACAATTTTGGCGGTTTTTACGACAAAATTGAAAAGAGAAATTAGCTCCTGTTCTTCAGGCATATACATGGCGCAGCCGAAGGCTGCGCCATTTTTTTTGATTATTGTCAAATAATACATCACAATAAACAACTAACTTAACTGTAAATAAAGCAGCTTGCACTTTCCAGTTGACATAGCTATAGGCCCCGCAAAGATCTTACTGCATAACATAACCGAGTTCCTTGGCTTCTTTATTGGCTTTCGTTATTTTCTTTACCTGCGTAAGAAGCAGGGAGATATTATCGGGCAGCCTAATCGGGTGTCTATACTTATTGCTGCCATCTTCGGCGCCTTTATCGGGAGCCGCCTGGTTGGCGGGCTGGAAGACCCGGTGAAAATGATTGCCGCTGACAATGTTTTTGTTTATTTCTACCAGCAGAAAACCGTATTGGGTGGGTTTTTAGGTGGCCTGCTCAGCGTAGAACTTGTAAAAAAGATTATCGGGGAACGTACTGCTTCCGGCGACCTTTTTACCTATCCCATCATCCTTGCATTAATCATTGGCCGCATTGGCTGTTTCAGTATGGGTGTGTATGAAGAAACGTATGGATTGCCCACCACTTTGCCATGGGGCATAAAACTGGGCGATGCGTTCTACCGTCACCCTGTTGCTTTATACGAGGTGTTGTTCCTGGTTTTATTATGGTTTACTTTATTGCAACTGGAAGTGAGGTATGCATTGCAGAATGGAGCCCGTTTCAAGTTATTTATGATAGCCTACTGCCTGTTCAGGTTTATGCTCGATTTTGTAAAACCGCATTACACATTCGGCTTTGGTTTATCAACTATACAGGTTACGGCCCTGCTGGGCCTGCTCTATTATTACCGTTATATGGTACAGCCTGCAAGCCTTATCGTGCAAAAACGGCAAATGGTGCAGCAGGCTATCCGATAAGCATCACGTATTGTGTTGTAAGAACCGCAGACGGCGATATGCTTAAGTATACATTTTGCGAAGAAGGAAAACTTACACAGCCCGTTGCAGGATTTTGTGAAGTAGTGATGATGATTGATTTCAGTAAGAGGATTGTTCATTACACCATTATATACTTTATACCATGCCCGAACGGCCATATACCTACTACGATTTTACTGTCAGCCTATGCCCTGAATGTTTTAGAAGGATAGATGCAAAGATTGTATTTGAAGACAACAATGTCTTTATGCTCAAAAGCTGCCCGGATCATGGCTTTCACAAAGTGCTGATTGCTACCGACCGGGAATACTATAAGAATATCCGGAATTACAACAAGCCCAGTGAGATGCCTTTAAAATTCAATACGCAAACGCATTATGGCTGCCCGTACGATTGTGGTTTGTGTGCCGATCATGAACAGCATAGTTGCTTAACCGTGCTGGAAATTACAGACCGCTGTAATCTTACCTGCCCCACCTGCTATGCCATGAGTTCTCCGCATTATGGAAGACACAGAACTTTGGAAGAAGTAGAGCGTATGCTGGATGTAATCGTTGCAAATGAAGGCACGCCTGATGTAGTACAGATCAGTGGGGGAGAGCCCACTGTGCATCCGCAGTTTTTTGAGATACTTGATATTGCCAGGACAAAACCCATCAGGCACCTGATGGTCAATACGAATGGCATACGCATAGCAAAAGACAAAGTATTTGTTGAAAAGCTCGCTTCCTATATGCCCGATTTTGAAATTTACCTGCAGTTTGATTCTTTCAGGCCCGAAGTACTGAAAACGCTGCGCGGGGAAGATCTTACAACGGTACGAAAGAAAGCGCTGGAAAACCTCAATGCTTACAATGTATCAACCACGCTGGTGGTTACCTTGCAGAAAGGCCTAAATGATGATGAAATAGGCCATATCATAGATTACGCGGTTCAGCAACCGTGTGTGCGTGGCGTAACTTTTCAGCCTACGCAGGTAGCAGGAAGGTTGCAGGATTTTAACCCGGCAACCGATCGTATTACGTTAACGGATGTACGGCAGAAAATCCTGGAACAAACCAATGTGTTCCAGCCAAACGATCTCATTCCTGTGCCTTGTAACCCCGATGCACTGGTGATGGGTTATGCGCTAAAACTGGCCGGCCAGGTTTTCCCGATGACACGTTACATAGACCCCGCTCACCTGCTGAATAACAGCCGCAACACCATCGTGTATGAACAGGATGAACAATTGCATGCGCACATGATCAAAATTTTCAGCACCGGTATTTCTGTTGACAGGGTAGAAGACAATTTTAAAGAATTACTTTGTTGCCTGCCACAGGTACATGCACCGGGCCTTACGTACAATAATTTATTCCGGATCGTCATTATGCGCTTTATAGATGCATGGGATTTTGATGTACGTGCCATTAAACGAAGCTGTGTGCACATTGTAAGCAAAGACAACCGCATTATTCCTTTTGAAACAATGAATATGTTTTACCGCGATGATAAGGAGCATATTGTAAAAAAATACCAGCAGCAAAATGCGTAATAGAATTGGTAGGGTGATACATGCAGGTACGGCTTTGCTGATTGGTTTTGCCCTTTTGTACCTTATAATATAAACCACAAACTACCTATATGGGACTATCTTCCAAATTTCTGCTGATCAATATTGCCATTGCAATCGTGATCACTGTTATCATCATGTTTGCCAATGGTGCAAACTTCTCCAATGCGGCAGATTTCGCTATAAGCTTTGGTATCATCTGCCTTATACTGGGCATACTGAATTTACTGGCCGGCATCCTGTTCCTGTTATCCGGTAATCGTGTATGGCGCAGTGTTTTTTTGATCAACGCGGCCATCCTGCTTGTCCTCAGTGGTATATCGTGTGGTGGCGGAGGCGTTTTGGGGTAAACAGGTGTATCATTAGATGGTTGCGGCCGCTGCTTCGTCCAACATCAGTATGCTGTTGGTATGCATACGCATGATCGTTGCAGGAAAAGAAGTACTTATTTCATCATGCACTGCACGTTTAATAACGGGTGCTTTTTTTGCCCCGTTGGCAATCATGATTACCTGCCTGGCTTCAAGCAGATTTTGTAAGCCTAAGGTTATGCCTTTATCAATGGTTACAGGCCCGTTAAAATATTTTTGTCCTACTGTCTGCGTAAGTTCATCCAGTACTATTACGTGTGCGTGATTGTCTATTGAAACACCTGGTTCATTAAATCCAATATGGCCATTCATACCCACACCTACCATCATCAGGTCTATGCCGCCTTTTGCTGCAATATGTGCATTCATCAGGTCGCATTGCTGTTGCAGGTCGCCGGCCATTGCATCGAAGAGGTAGTATTGCGAAGCAGGTAATTGTAGTGGGTTAAACAGGTAAGTATGGAAGAAATTACTGCAGCTTCCTGCGTTTTCCGGCGGTATACCCACCCATTCATCCAGCCCTATAAAACTGCATTGAGAGATGTCGATACCGGTTGATTGTATTTTTTCTGCCAGCAAGGTACACATGCGTTTAGGTGTATCGCCTGATGCAAGACAAATAACGGCATCGGGTTGACGTTTTATACATTCTGCTACTGCATTGGCGGCACGTAACGACATCGCTTCATAATCTTTATCAATCAATATTTCCATAGATCAGTTTATTTGATCAGTTAAAAATGCGGTTATTTCCTGCAGCGTTGCACTAAAGCCTTTTTGCATATACAACGAGGCTGTTGCGTTGGCAAACACAAGGCACTCTGCTAACGAAAGCCCGTATAAAGTTGCTGCCATAAAGCCGGCATTAAAGTTATCGCCTGCACCCGTTAACAATGCCGGCTGTTCTATAAAAAAAGTAGTGGCCTTATAAGCACTGGCCGTAGTATAGCCAATGGAAAATGCGGCTGTATGCAGTATAAGTGTAGTTATTTGAAGCTTTGCCTGTATAGGTGTACCTATATCTTCAATATAACCATTCCACGGTTCGTGGTATAGCACTTCATAAATGCGCCGGCTCTCATTTTTATTCAGGCTCAGCACCACGTTGCAGTATTTTGAAAACTGTTGCAGCAAGGAAAGCATTTCATATACATCATTATCAGCGCGTGTGGAACAATCGCAAAGATCAAAGAATGCAGTCTTCCCTTCTCCTGTACAATGCGGTAATACATCTTCCAGCAAGCCCTTCCAGATACCTGTAGCTGCCGCTAATTCACTCCAGTTAAGCAGTGCATAAACATCGCTTGTTTCATAAATGCTGATGAGTGTTTCAATGCCAATGATCTCTTTTATCGCCTTCCATTGCAGGTGATTGAGTTGTTTCATTTGAGACAGGATGATTTTTCCATCATCAAATTCCAGCGCCGTTGCTGTGCCTGGTTCTGCCAGGCTGTAGCAGCGGCAATTATCCACCAGCTCTTTAAACAGTGGGTGTATTGATGGATAGCCAAGCGCGCCGATACAATTTACCTGAACGCCAACATTGTATAGCGCCTTTGCAGTTATCGGCATATTACCCCCGATCTTTTCCTGTAGCGGTTCCAGCTCCAAACCAAAGCTGCTGCCAGCTTTGGCTGTTATGTAGTTTCCCAATTCTCCTGTAGATGAAAAAAACGATGGTTGTTGCGCGTCGTCTTTTGTTTTTATGATGCGCACAATAGCATCTATAAAACCATCGAAACCTGCAGCCACTTTTTTCTGTGGCAGTATAGTTTCTTTGTTTTGCAGTTGATGAATGAGTGCAGCAATACTATCTTTCATACAGCTTTATACCAGATGCTAAATATAAACGTAGTCTTATAAATACAATGAATTTTTTTGTTGCCGGCTGCAGCGCTGCTATTAAGCGCCTGTTGTGTCACTCACTTGTACTTTCCAGGCATTATTCAGCAGGCAGCGCACGGTGCACAACACGCCTTGTATTATTGCACATGGTTATATGGAAAATAAAAAGTGAAGCAATGTAACTGCAACAAGCTTGTAGAAACAGAACGCCACAGATGCCATAACAACAGAACGCTGAAGGGAGTGACACAACAGGCGGTGCCATAAAAAACAACTGCCTGTTTCATAAAAAACAGATTGTATGCAGCGCCTGTAATGTGCTTCCTTATTGGCTTGCCGAAACCTGGTGCAAAAGTCTACGACTTCCGCTTTGCTTTTTCCCACGTAACTTTTTGTTCGGAGAAAATGTAGCGCCAGATCCCGGCAAGTACTGCGTAGTTCATTACGCAGAAATAATAAGGAATGAACAAAACCTTTATGCGGATACTTCTCTGCTCAAGCAACCAGCCTGAAAAGGCCAGCAGGTAAAAGGAGAATTGTCCAGCTAAAAGTAGTTCATAAAAAAGGGCTTTGGTTTCAAAAACGATAATGATATTTAGTATAAACGCAAGTATCAAAAGGAATGGTGTAATGGTCCACCTCAATACGCGGTGGCTGATGTATTGAAACGACAACACAAAATTTTCAAACGGGTTGAGTAAACTTTTGAGCCGCAACACAGACTGTATGCCGCCCGCTGCAATGCGTATCTTTCTTTTCAGTTCTTCTTTTATATTGGCCGATGGTGTTTCCAGCGCATAAGCTTCCGGCTCGTACACAATGCGGTAACCTTTTTCTGCAATGCGCAGCGATATCATAAAATCATCCAGCACTGTATCCGGCGCTACAGGAATATACAGGTCTGTTCGTATGCTAAACAGTTCGCCGGCTGCACCTACAACAGAATACAACTCGGCATCCCACTTCTTCAGCGCAGATTCATATTTCCAGTAAAACCCTTCCGCCGCCGTAGCATCTGCACTTTCATTGATCTGTACACGCTTCTCCCCGGCAACTGCACCAACAGAGCTGTCTGCATAATGGCGTGCAATATTGATGAGCGCATCTTTGTTTAAAAATGTATTGGCATCCGTAAAAATGGTAATGTCTGTTGTTACCTGCTGCATGGCGCGGTGCATGGCGTGTATCTTGCCTTTACGTTCCGGCGAGTGCAGCAGCTTTATTGTACTGTATTCATTAATGATCTGGGGCGAATGATCAGACGAGCCATCTGTAACAAATACCACGGATAATTTTTTTTCAGGATAACTAAGTGCAAGTGTGTTGGATATTTTTTCTCTTAATATGTCTGCCTCGTTATACGATGCAATGATGAGTGTGCAGGTGGGCAGATCGTTGATGTCAGCATTATTTCTCCTGCGGCCAATAACCAGGCGGCGCAGTTTTACCAGCACGAATAATAAAATACCATAACCAATAAATGTATAGAAAACAATTAGCAGTGATGCCCAAAAGAAGAATATCATGGATATTGAATTAGCTGGTTGTGCAGTGATGTGCTGCGTGTTTGTATAACGCTGTGTGTGCCGAAATAATTTTGCGTGCTGCCGTAAAAAAACAAATAATTTTTTATAGAGTTTTTGTTGCAGGTAATATTATGGAAACTACGGCGTTATATTTATAAAGACATAAATCCAATGATCCATTTTTCTTTACCGGTTTGGGTTAAAGAAATATTAGAAAAGCCGTTACGTTTACAAAATAATGATCCCGCCTTTGTAAGCGAACTACAGCAAAAGCTTCAACGGTTTAATATTTCCAATCCATTAGTGAGTGTGGTTATTCCCGCGTGGAACGAAGAAGAAGGTATACTGCATACACTCATTTCGCTGGCAAACACTTCTACACAACTGCCCGTTGAGCTCATTGTTGTCGACAATAATTCAACTGATGGCACAGCCGCATTGCTGCAGAAACTTGGTATAAAAACTTTACTCGAAACAAAGCAGGGTGTAGGCCATGCAAGAACAGCAGGGTTACATTATGCAAAAGGTAAATATATTCTTACCGGAGATAGTGACACGCTTTATCCGCCGGGGTGGATCACCAGCATGGTAAACCCTATGCTTGGCGATAGTAACGTGTACTGTGTGCATGGAAGTTATTCCTTTTTACCGGGTATACATACACCACGGTGGCAATATGGCTGTTACGAAATGCTGAGCAGTTATGTTATAAAGAAGAAAGAAAAAGAACAGCCATTTTTAAACGTGTTGGGCTACAACAGTGGCTTTATACGCCAGAAAGGTATTGATGTTAACGGTTACGATATTGCGGTGCAACGAACTTTTCGCGGTGTGGCCGGCGGCGATAGCAATGCCTGCGAAGACGGTATGATGGCGCTCCGCTTACAGGAAGCCGGTGGAAAGATAGCCGCTGTATATAATGAAGCAGCAAAAGTGTGGACGAGCGACCGCCGTATAGAAATTGATGGTGGTTTAAGAAAAGCATTAACCCTGCGTGTAAAAAAGCACCTGCTAAAAATTTAAGCCATGTCAATTGTACACACCATCAAATCCAACGACCGCTTAAAGAACTTTGTGCATTGGCTGCTTATACCCAAACACCAGGCAAGGCCACGCACATGGGTAAAGTTTTTTGTAAACCCCGTGTACCACAAAAAGGGTAAAGGCGTTACCATCTGCAGGCGTACACGCATGGATGTGTTGCCTTTTAATCCCTTCAGTATCGGGCATTACAGCACAATTGAAGATTTTGCAACAGTGAACAATGGCGTGGGCCCCGTGCATATAGGAAGCAACACACGCATCGGTATCGGCAATGTGGTAATTGGCCCGGTAAATATTGGCAACGATGTTATTCTTGCACAGAATATCGTTATCAGCGGTCTCAATCATGGTTATAAAGATGTTAGTATACCTATTCACCAGCAGCCGGTTTCAACGGCACTCATTACTATTGAAGATGAATGTTGGATAGGTGCAAATGCAGTCATTACTGCCGGCGTTACCATCGGTAAGCACAGTGTAATTGCAGCCGGCGCGGTTGTTACAAAAGATATACCTGCATACAGCGTAGCTGTTGGCAACCCTGCAAGAGTAATCAGGCGTTACAACCACCAGTTGAAAGACTGGGAAGCCGTTAGCAGCAAAAAGTAAAGGATGATGAAACCGGCTGCAGTACAGGCATTGGGCTCCTGTTGTGTCACTCACTTGTACTGTTGAATCTTTGAGCAGCAACTGCGAAGACCGAAGCAAAGCAATGATCTCTTAGTGTTGTAATAAATTTTTTTTTGACCAGACGAATGAATCAGCAATATCCTAAAGTGTCCATCATTACAGTTAACTTCAACGGAACTGAAGTAACAAGGGCATTATTACACTCGCTCGAAAAACTAACCTGGCCCAATTGGGAAGTAATTGTTGTAGACAATGGCTCCCGAACCCCCTGCAATATTTTAGCACAAGAATTTAGCTGGATAAAATATGTTGAAACAGGTGCCAATCTTGGTTTTGCCGGTGGCAATAATAAAGGCATTGAAGTGGCAGAAGGCGATTACCTGTTGTTATTAAACAACGATACAGAAGTAGCGCCGGATTTTTTAGCACCACTTGTTACGCGTATGCAACAGGATGAACGCATTGGCGTGGTGTGCCCCAAACTATTATATTTTGATCAGCCGGATGTTATACAATTTGCAGGGTTCTCGCCTATTAACCCGGTTACAGGCAGGGGCTTTACCATCGGTTATCTTGAGCAGGACAAAGGACAATACAATACCGCAAAAGAAACATCGAGGGCACACGGTGCAGCCATGATGTTCTCCCGACGGGCATTTAAAAAAGTTGGAATGATGGCCGAGCTTTTCTTTCTCTATTACGAAGAAATGGATTACTGCGAAAGATTTAAAAGAGCCGGTTATACGATCTGGTACGAACCGGCAAGCGTGGTGTGGCATAAAGAATCCATCAGTACCGGCAAAGGCTCTGTACTTAAAACGTACTACTATAGCCGCAACAGGTTATTGTACCTGCGCAGGAACACATCTGGCTTAAAGAAGTTGTTGATGTACCTGTATTACTATGCGGTTGCTGTACCAAAAAATATGTTGCAGTTTGTAAGCAAAAGAGAATGGGACCATATGAATGTCTTCTGGAAAGGGTTTGTATGGAACTTCTCTCATGGTACAAAAGACGTGCATGATCAATAATGTAATAGCAGGGCTTTTGGCGGCATGCCGGAAAGCAGCACGCTGCAGCTGCATACAGCGCTGCAGTACAAGTGAGTGACACAACCAAAGCTGCACAGCGGTATACAGCCCGTCTCATAATAAAAATAAAACGAACAGTATGCGTATAGGAATAGAGGCACAAAGAATTTTTCGTCCTAAAAAACACGGGATGGATATTGTGATTCTTGAAGTGTTGAAACAGTTGCAACACCTGCAATCGGCTGATGAATTTTTTGTATATGCGCAACCAGACAGTGATACCAAAACTTTAACCAACGGCCATAACATCAACCTGCAAATGGCGGGGCCTGCATCGTACCCGGTGTGGGAGCAGAAAGTGCTGCCTGCATCTGTAAAAAAAGATAAGGTGAAGCTCCTGCATTGTACCAGCAATACCGCACCTGTTACAGTAAAAGTACCACTGGTGGTAACAAT harbors:
- a CDS encoding SDR family oxidoreductase translates to MSKKIALVTGANKGIGFETARQLAKEGVIVIAAARNEAKGKAATAALQQQGFDVEFLQLDVDNAADIQRAYDYIDQKYGRLDILINNAGVQLESNGWGENTAPKIEDQVLRETLDTNFFSVVQLTNTLLPLLKKSNAGRIVNLSSILGSLNLHANPASPIYDSKLFAYNTSKTALNAYTIHLAHALKATNIKVNAAHPGWVKTDMGTDAAPMNVADGAKTSVQLALTGEDGPSGKYIHLGEELPW
- a CDS encoding radical SAM protein codes for the protein MPERPYTYYDFTVSLCPECFRRIDAKIVFEDNNVFMLKSCPDHGFHKVLIATDREYYKNIRNYNKPSEMPLKFNTQTHYGCPYDCGLCADHEQHSCLTVLEITDRCNLTCPTCYAMSSPHYGRHRTLEEVERMLDVIVANEGTPDVVQISGGEPTVHPQFFEILDIARTKPIRHLMVNTNGIRIAKDKVFVEKLASYMPDFEIYLQFDSFRPEVLKTLRGEDLTTVRKKALENLNAYNVSTTLVVTLQKGLNDDEIGHIIDYAVQQPCVRGVTFQPTQVAGRLQDFNPATDRITLTDVRQKILEQTNVFQPNDLIPVPCNPDALVMGYALKLAGQVFPMTRYIDPAHLLNNSRNTIVYEQDEQLHAHMIKIFSTGISVDRVEDNFKELLCCLPQVHAPGLTYNNLFRIVIMRFIDAWDFDVRAIKRSCVHIVSKDNRIIPFETMNMFYRDDKEHIVKKYQQQNA
- a CDS encoding prolipoprotein diacylglyceryl transferase encodes the protein MHFPVDIAIGPAKILLHNITEFLGFFIGFRYFLYLRKKQGDIIGQPNRVSILIAAIFGAFIGSRLVGGLEDPVKMIAADNVFVYFYQQKTVLGGFLGGLLSVELVKKIIGERTASGDLFTYPIILALIIGRIGCFSMGVYEETYGLPTTLPWGIKLGDAFYRHPVALYEVLFLVLLWFTLLQLEVRYALQNGARFKLFMIAYCLFRFMLDFVKPHYTFGFGLSTIQVTALLGLLYYYRYMVQPASLIVQKRQMVQQAIR
- a CDS encoding thioredoxin family protein, giving the protein MITAAIRKHVSEKYTDRGMYYDEYRRLIDAFLMVGKSTAKKESESLVEYSKLNVVRMNRLDKTTAIIPELEERIRAITAPQTWLILTEGWCGDAAQIIPVLQKMTALNNHIQLKCLLRDENLELMDQYLTNGISRSIPKLVVLDENNNELFSWGPRPAALQELYYHMKANAMNNDVIKEEIHKWYAKDKTVSIQKDILALLENI
- a CDS encoding aldo/keto reductase, yielding MKYKLLGRSGLKVSELCLGTMGFGTEAGWGADKETSFRIMETFGNAGGNFMDTANIYKLGTSERIIGEFMSSRDRDYWVLATKYSLRDNTTNPNASGNNRKNMMRSVEESLKRLKTAFIDILYLHIWDDLTPIDEVLRGLDDLIRQGKVNYAAISDTPAWIVSKGNTMAELMGWSQFVALQVEYSLLQRTPERELLPMAKHFGMTVTPWAPLAGGALTGKYLRGDKGRIKEGSNRLNENSQRITKEVMAVADKLGVQPSHVALRWTMQQGVSAIPIVGATKAGQLEENLQTTALVLSAEDMQRLDEASKIDLGFPGNFFKEDGVRQNNFGGFYDKIEKRN
- a CDS encoding PfkB family carbohydrate kinase → MKDSIAALIHQLQNKETILPQKKVAAGFDGFIDAIVRIIKTKDDAQQPSFFSSTGELGNYITAKAGSSFGLELEPLQEKIGGNMPITAKALYNVGVQVNCIGALGYPSIHPLFKELVDNCRCYSLAEPGTATALEFDDGKIILSQMKQLNHLQWKAIKEIIGIETLISIYETSDVYALLNWSELAAATGIWKGLLEDVLPHCTGEGKTAFFDLCDCSTRADNDVYEMLSLLQQFSKYCNVVLSLNKNESRRIYEVLYHEPWNGYIEDIGTPIQAKLQITTLILHTAAFSIGYTTASAYKATTFFIEQPALLTGAGDNFNAGFMAATLYGLSLAECLVFANATASLYMQKGFSATLQEITAFLTDQIN
- a CDS encoding NADP-dependent oxidoreductase; this translates as MKTIVITEKGTFDNVIVKEAAIPAIAAGEVLVKVAAAGVNPVDWKAVLNGYFNPPHVLGSDIAGTIEAVGKDIKHFKAGDEIIGSLEWAKQGAFAEFVATGEQYITHKPSNLSLQEAAAIPLAALTAWQALFDHGNLQKGQRVVIHAAAGGVGLFALQLAKWKGAYVIATASERNRAFLLSEGADEVVDYTAYRLTEKVNNADLVLDSIATPEVQLESFKALKPGGKYVSITAGPREELLKGFDISATRFLFISNPVQLKQIVELVEQGIVKVCIDKAYTLTDAKAALEYVHLGRTRGKVILTVA
- a CDS encoding 6-phosphogluconolactonase, with translation MEILIDKDYEAMSLRAANAVAECIKRQPDAVICLASGDTPKRMCTLLAEKIQSTGIDISQCSFIGLDEWVGIPPENAGSCSNFFHTYLFNPLQLPASQYYLFDAMAGDLQQQCDLMNAHIAAKGGIDLMMVGVGMNGHIGFNEPGVSIDNHAHVIVLDELTQTVGQKYFNGPVTIDKGITLGLQNLLEARQVIMIANGAKKAPVIKRAVHDEISTSFPATIMRMHTNSILMLDEAAAATI